In Candidatus Sulfurimonas marisnigri, a single genomic region encodes these proteins:
- a CDS encoding ribonuclease HII, with protein sequence MFGKLCGIDEAGRGPIAGDLVMAGCILNLQVEGLNDSKKLSEKKREALYELIIKAASFHIVKFSPKEIDDNGISICLKRGLQEIMKNLKCEEYLFDGNSNFGVSGLPTMVKADGKVAEVSAASILAKVTHDRDILIEAKKYPEYQFEKHKGYGTALHVEMIKKYGYCEIHRRSYKLKALEPTLF encoded by the coding sequence ATGTTTGGAAAATTATGCGGAATTGATGAAGCTGGTCGCGGGCCGATAGCCGGAGATTTAGTTATGGCTGGGTGTATTTTAAACCTGCAGGTAGAAGGCTTGAATGACTCAAAAAAACTGAGTGAGAAAAAAAGAGAAGCTCTATATGAGTTAATTATTAAAGCTGCTTCTTTTCATATAGTTAAGTTTTCCCCTAAAGAGATTGACGATAATGGTATATCAATATGTCTTAAAAGAGGGCTTCAGGAGATAATGAAAAATCTAAAATGTGAAGAGTACCTTTTTGATGGAAACTCCAACTTCGGAGTTAGTGGGCTTCCCACAATGGTAAAAGCGGATGGCAAGGTGGCCGAGGTTAGTGCTGCTTCGATTCTTGCAAAAGTTACACATGATAGAGATATTTTAATAGAAGCTAAAAAGTATCCAGAGTATCAGTTTGAGAAACATAAAGGTTATGGAACAGCCCTACATGTAGAGATGATTAAGAAGTATGGGTATTGTGAAATTCATAGAAGAAGTTATAAGCTCAAAGCACTCGAGCCTACATTATTTTAG
- a CDS encoding ATP-binding protein: MEIFLEELYKTEISLDKFHYRKVFLDDLSYQINGISQSGKTKLVKNYLLSLKKSSYLYIDCSDIRIDIDELNKNLSIFCNKNKISTLVLDNYTQNIKIVNVPQLITCSEINYTIDYLKTLQLYPLDYEEFLAYEHKYDSTALNHFFQLGAFPSMHKVNSDERNLYIQKTLKYALDDMELDILVFCAKMIAQKISPFSIYERLKQTRKISKDKLYKSIETLSSKKYIHQLEKTNHAKATKKIYLCDISLKSALTIDKNFARLFENMIYLELLKSDIECFYDDGIDFYLPQSDEVILGMPFADERTLFKKMEAIEAFIFTHQVKSVTAVTMSREGSVSHPLSHVEMIPFDIWAIGD, from the coding sequence ATGGAAATATTCTTGGAAGAGTTATATAAAACAGAAATTAGTTTAGATAAATTTCACTATAGAAAAGTATTTTTGGATGATTTGAGCTATCAAATAAATGGTATTTCTCAAAGTGGAAAAACTAAATTAGTAAAAAATTACCTATTAAGCCTAAAAAAGAGCAGTTACTTATATATTGATTGTAGTGATATACGGATAGATATTGATGAATTAAATAAAAATCTATCAATTTTCTGCAATAAAAATAAAATAAGCACCTTGGTTTTAGACAACTATACGCAAAATATTAAAATTGTTAATGTTCCTCAACTAATTACATGTAGTGAAATTAACTATACTATTGATTATTTAAAAACTCTACAGCTTTACCCTCTTGATTATGAAGAGTTTTTAGCTTATGAACATAAATATGATTCTACTGCACTAAACCACTTCTTCCAGCTTGGTGCATTTCCATCAATGCATAAAGTCAATAGTGATGAGCGCAACTTGTATATTCAAAAAACACTAAAGTATGCACTTGATGATATGGAACTTGATATTTTAGTATTTTGCGCAAAGATGATTGCACAAAAGATATCTCCTTTTTCTATATATGAGAGACTCAAACAGACAAGAAAGATTTCAAAAGATAAACTCTATAAATCTATTGAGACCCTAAGTTCTAAAAAATATATTCATCAGCTAGAAAAAACCAACCATGCGAAGGCAACGAAAAAGATATATTTATGCGATATATCTTTAAAGTCTGCCCTTACAATAGATAAGAACTTTGCTAGACTTTTTGAAAATATGATATATTTGGAGTTACTAAAATCAGACATAGAGTGTTTTTATGATGATGGAATTGATTTTTATCTTCCGCAAAGTGATGAAGTTATTTTAGGTATGCCATTTGCGGATGAGAGAACACTATTTAAAAAGATGGAGGCTATTGAAGCTTTTATATTTACACATCAGGTTAAGAGCGTGACTGCAGTTACCATGAGTAGAGAGGGAAGCGTTAGCCATCCACTTTCACATGTAGAGATGATTCCATTTGATATATGGGCCATTGGGGATTAG
- the rpsJ gene encoding 30S ribosomal protein S10: MEKIRLKLKAYDHRVLDRSVASIVEAVKRTGAVIRGPIPLPTKIRKYTVLKSVHVNKKAREQFEIRMHARVIDIVSATPETVDSLMKLDLAPEVDVEVRSMDK; the protein is encoded by the coding sequence ATGGAAAAAATTCGTTTAAAATTGAAAGCTTATGATCATCGTGTACTTGATAGATCTGTAGCATCAATCGTAGAGGCTGTAAAACGTACTGGCGCGGTAATCCGTGGTCCAATACCTTTACCAACAAAGATTCGTAAATATACTGTTTTAAAATCTGTTCACGTTAATAAAAAAGCTCGTGAGCAATTTGAAATTCGTATGCATGCTAGAGTAATTGACATCGTTTCTGCTACGCCAGAAACTGTAGATTCTCTTATGAAACTAGATCTTGCACCTGAAGTGGACGTTGAAGTTCGCTCTATGGACAAGTAG
- the rplC gene encoding 50S ribosomal protein L3 — MEYIVEKIGMSRTITVPSKPVTLLRVLDAKVCEVNEGTAIVAYNRGKKMNKSIEGQQKKYNLSSEFNRLVTMEVANTEAGDLDFTPLAEAKVLKATFTTKGRGFTGAMKRWNFSGGPASHGHRFGRRTGSIGMAEWPGRVMKGKKMPGQYGNVQNSVKNEIVSYDAENKIIAVSGSVSGANGSLGRVKVAK; from the coding sequence GTGGAATATATTGTTGAAAAAATCGGTATGAGCCGTACTATCACGGTTCCTAGTAAACCTGTTACTCTTTTAAGAGTTTTAGATGCTAAAGTATGTGAAGTTAATGAGGGTACTGCAATTGTTGCTTACAATCGCGGTAAAAAAATGAATAAGTCAATTGAAGGTCAGCAAAAGAAATATAACCTTTCATCTGAGTTTAACCGTTTAGTTACTATGGAAGTAGCTAACACTGAAGCTGGAGATTTAGATTTTACTCCTTTGGCAGAAGCTAAAGTTTTAAAAGCTACTTTTACTACTAAAGGTCGCGGTTTTACTGGTGCTATGAAGCGTTGGAATTTCTCTGGCGGTCCTGCATCACACGGTCATAGATTTGGTCGTAGAACAGGTTCAATCGGTATGGCAGAGTGGCCAGGTCGTGTAATGAAGGGTAAGAAAATGCCTGGACAATACGGAAATGTACAAAATAGCGTGAAAAATGAAATCGTTTCTTACGATGCTGAAAACAAAATCATTGCGGTTTCTGGTTCAGTTTCTGGAGCTAATGGTTCATTAGGTCGTGTAAAGGTAGCTAAATAA
- the rplD gene encoding 50S ribosomal protein L4: MSAIVLNEKMEKASELALPESFSGINPHNLYLYVKSAQAAMRANSSKALTRAEVRGGGKKPWAQKGGGRARAGSRRSPVFVGGGKAFGPNNNRNYDLKVNKKQKKLALNFALNEHAQNGTLFIVDNFEVASGKTKDANAMFKALNQRDVLIVKSILDEKTFLAFENLSQTYVVEANELNAYLAANYRSLVIEKAVWENLVGEAK; the protein is encoded by the coding sequence ATGAGCGCAATCGTTTTAAATGAAAAAATGGAAAAAGCATCTGAGTTAGCATTACCAGAGAGTTTTTCTGGTATTAATCCTCATAACTTATACCTGTATGTAAAGTCGGCACAAGCTGCTATGAGAGCAAATAGCTCAAAAGCTTTAACTCGTGCAGAAGTTAGAGGTGGTGGTAAGAAACCATGGGCTCAAAAAGGTGGCGGTCGCGCTCGTGCTGGTTCACGTCGTTCTCCTGTCTTTGTGGGTGGTGGTAAGGCATTTGGTCCTAATAACAACCGTAATTATGATCTTAAAGTTAATAAAAAGCAAAAGAAACTTGCTCTTAACTTTGCTCTAAACGAGCATGCACAAAACGGTACGCTTTTTATAGTTGACAACTTTGAAGTTGCATCTGGTAAAACTAAAGATGCAAATGCAATGTTTAAAGCTTTAAATCAAAGAGATGTACTTATTGTTAAGTCTATCTTAGATGAGAAGACATTTTTAGCATTTGAGAATCTTTCACAAACTTATGTTGTTGAAGCAAATGAATTAAATGCTTACTTAGCTGCTAATTATCGTTCACTTGTGATCGAAAAAGCGGTATGGGAAAATCTTGTAGGTGAGGCTAAATAA
- a CDS encoding 50S ribosomal protein L23 translates to MADITDIKSILYTEKTLGMQEDGIIVVQTSPRMTKTGLKEVFREYFGIVPSRVNSLNQSGKTKRFRGVQGKQNDFKKFYVQLPEGAQIESLAV, encoded by the coding sequence ATGGCAGATATTACAGATATTAAATCTATACTATATACAGAGAAGACATTAGGTATGCAAGAAGATGGAATTATAGTTGTTCAAACATCTCCTCGTATGACTAAAACAGGTCTTAAAGAGGTTTTTCGTGAGTACTTTGGAATAGTTCCATCAAGAGTTAACTCACTTAATCAAAGCGGAAAAACAAAACGTTTCCGTGGTGTACAAGGTAAACAAAATGACTTCAAAAAGTTTTATGTTCAATTACCTGAGGGTGCA